CACCCTTATAAAAAATATGGAGATAGTTGAGAAAATAAACATAAAAATCAAAGAAAAAATTGCCGAAATAAATGGCAAAAAAAATCAAATAAACTCACTCAAAGTTGAATTGGAGCTTAGAAATAATGCCCTACAAAGAATTTTGGCATTAAAAGAAACTACATTAAATGATTTGAAAAATGAGAAAATAAAGCTTAGTCAACTATCGAAAATATTGCAAGAGGATGAAGAGAGTAAAAAGGAATACATTAAACTCCTAAATGAAAAGCACAATGAATTACAAAGTAAGTTGGAAAAAATTAAACCTCAAATTGAAAAAGAAGGGGGCACACAGTTTTCTGAAAGCAGTTTCTTCAAATCCAAAGGTAAGCTCCCCTGGCCTGCTACCGGTAAAGTGATTGAGCACTATGGACCCAAAAAAATTAATGATTTTAATGGTGAAGTCTTTATAAAAGGGATAAAAATCAAGATAGAAGACGAAGGGTATGTGAAATCTGTATTTGATGGTGTTGTAAAGTATGTTGATTGGGTAAGGGGGTATGGCAACATTGTTATTGTAAAACATGACGAATTCTTCTATACACTTTATGCCGGATTGGATGAAATTTTTGTTACTATTGATCAGAAAGTTAAAGTTAATGAAAAGATAGGTTTAATTGATGTTGACGTGAAAGATATTTCTCCCTATCTTTACTTTGAAATAAGAAAACAGGATACTGCAGTTGACCCTGAGAAGTGGTTAATCGCTAACGGAGGTACGAATGATTAGAAAAAAACTTTTACCCGTATTTTTAAGTTTGATAGCAGTTATTGCTTTCATAATGGGCGCCCTTACAATTAAAATATCAAATGTTTATGCAAAAAATGAAAACCGATTCCAGCAACTTGAAAACTTCTCTGACGCACTAAGCATAATTGATAAATATTATGTAGAGGATGTAGAGCTAAAAGACCTTATTAGTGGTGCTATTCAAGGGATGTTACAAAATCTTGACCCTCACTCAAGCTACTTGGATAAGGAAACATACAAAGAGTTTAAAGTAGAAACTAAAGGTGAATTTGGCGGTTTAGGCATCACAATTGGGATGAAAGATAAGGTGCTGACTGTTATTTCCCCTATTGAGGACACACCTGCCTACAAAGCAGGTATTAAAGCCGGGGATAAAATAATTAAAATAGACGGCAAACCCACTGCAAATATTACCCTTGACGAAGCGGTGAAAAAATTAAGAGGAAAACCAGGGACAAAGGTCACTGTCACAATCCTAAGAAGTGGTGTGGAAAAACCTTTTGATGTTACTATCACACGGGCTATCATTAAAATACAAGCCGTTAAAAGTAAAATGATAGACAATATTGCGTATGTTAGATTAACAAGTTTTAAGGAAGATGCATCAAATGAAATAAAAGATGCCCTAAAAAAACTTT
This genomic stretch from Deferrivibrio essentukiensis harbors:
- a CDS encoding murein hydrolase activator EnvC family protein; the protein is MNKFFILILLFCSVANANVIDDFATYENYINQLQKDIKEQNKYLKDIENSKKNLISKIDALQKKIASQEETVRVTSISLKKLNQQINEIEEKIMILDNDINILSKQIEKFNIYLIDNRNITSIKILLFSKDFYTLIKNMEIVEKINIKIKEKIAEINGKKNQINSLKVELELRNNALQRILALKETTLNDLKNEKIKLSQLSKILQEDEESKKEYIKLLNEKHNELQSKLEKIKPQIEKEGGTQFSESSFFKSKGKLPWPATGKVIEHYGPKKINDFNGEVFIKGIKIKIEDEGYVKSVFDGVVKYVDWVRGYGNIVIVKHDEFFYTLYAGLDEIFVTIDQKVKVNEKIGLIDVDVKDISPYLYFEIRKQDTAVDPEKWLIANGGTND
- a CDS encoding S41 family peptidase; amino-acid sequence: MIRKKLLPVFLSLIAVIAFIMGALTIKISNVYAKNENRFQQLENFSDALSIIDKYYVEDVELKDLISGAIQGMLQNLDPHSSYLDKETYKEFKVETKGEFGGLGITIGMKDKVLTVISPIEDTPAYKAGIKAGDKIIKIDGKPTANITLDEAVKKLRGKPGTKVTVTILRSGVEKPFDVTITRAIIKIQAVKSKMIDNIAYVRLTSFKEDASNEIKDALKKLSKENYKGIVLDLRNNPGGLLTEAVNVSNLFLPSGKTVVFTKDRDGKENHLKTSAFNDFDSKTPLVVLINEGSASASEIVAGALQDYKRAIIIGQTSFGKASVQTIIPLADGSAIKLTTARYYTPNGRSIQGVGIKPDIEIGTGKIVYTESHFSFKESDLENHLIGEAEQKLDNKTESNLDNSTAENLDDDIQLKTAIDILKGLIIYAQKS